aggggttgtggggggggagtaggggttgtggggggggagtaggggttatgggaggggggggaaagagtaggggttatgggaggggggaaagagtaggggttatgggaggggggggaaagagtaggggttatgggagggggggaaagagtagggttatgggaggggggggaaagagtaggggttatgggggaagagtaggggttatgggggggaagagtaggggttatggggggggaagagtaggggttatgggaggggggggggggggagagtaggggttatgggggggaaaaagagtaggggttgtggggggtgagtaggggttgtggggggggtggagtagggttgtgggggggggtggagtaggggttgtgggggggggttgtggggggggggggagtaggggttgtggggggggagtaggggttgtggggggggggggagtaggggttgtggggggggagtaggggttgggggggggggggagtaggggttgtggggggggggagtaggggttgtgggggggagtaggggttgtggggggggggagtaggggttgtggggggggggggaggtaggcgggtttgtggggggggggaaggtaggggttgtggggggggagtaggggttgtgtggggggggggagtaggggttgtggggggggggggagtaggggttgtgggggagtaggggttgtggggggggggggagtaggggttgtggggggggggagtaggggttgtggggggggggagtaggggttgtggggggggggagtaggggttgtgggggggggagtaggggttgtgggggggggagtaggggttatGGGGGGGGAGTAAGGGTCACTGGTTAACTGGGAGGATTGGGTTAAGATGTGTGCTGCTCTCTCCtggctgagggaggggggctgtgctggcagtttgggggaggggggctggcatGGCAGTTTGTGGCAGAGGGTAAACATTGTCTGTAAAGTCTATCTTTGGTTTGCAGTCGGCTGTGTGCATCTTCATGTGGCTGATGAGGTTCCTCTGCTGCGCGAAGTTGCCCCCCACAGATGTGGCAGTGGTAGGGTTTCTCCCCGGAGTGGATGCGCATGTGCTCGGTCAGTCTGTACTGGCGGGTGAAGCGCATCCACACGCTTCACAGGCGAAGGGCTTGAGGCCCAGGTGGCTCCGCATGTGTCGGGTCATGGTGCCCCTCTGGGTGAACTTCTTGCCGCAGATGCTGCAGGGGTAGGGCCGGCTGAGCCAGTGCGTTTTCTCGTGTTGCCGGAGGGTGGGCCGGGTCTTTGTAACATTTCTCACAGCTGGAGCAGCGGTAGGGCCGCAGCAGCTCGGCCACCCCCGGGCTGCCCGGCTCTGCAGCTCCTTGTGCAGCAGCTCCTCCTCCGTGTGCTCTCCACGTGGGCATTCAGCCCCTCCGAGTTGGGGAAGCCCTTCCCGCAGGGATGCAGACGTACAGGTTGTCGCCAAAGTGCTCGGGCTGGTAGCCAGGGTGGCCGCAGTGGGTAGCCGTCCAGCGGGGCGGGCAGCCCGGCCTCCTCGCTGCttgctctcctcgctgctgctcttctcgtccTCCGCCTCCTCGGCCGGGGGGAAGCGGGCCTCGGCCTCGCCCGGCTGCCCCCGGCCGAGCGGCTCCTGCTTCAGCCACCGGGACAGCAGCTCCGGGGGGCTGGGCTCGGGGGCCGGTGATTGGCGCCCGGCCCCCGGCGCGGCCCGCCCGGCTCCTCCTGCAGGCAGCTGCCGTTGGTGAGCAGCGGGCCCGGGGGGCTGCCCCGGCCGCACTCGGGCCCGCTCGCCTCCTCCAGCTGCGCGCAGCAGCTGCGGGGGCTGCGCTTGGACAGGTCGAGGCCCAGCTCCTGGCCGGGCGGTGCGGCGACAGCCCCCGGCGCCCTGCCACAGCGGCGCGTACAGCTCCCCGGCCTGGGTGTTGATGGTGTGGGCGGCGGGGGGCAGCCGCGAGGAGGGCGGCAGCAGGGGCTGGAGGCCCGCAGCGCCCGGCCCAGCTTGCCCAGCGAGCCCAGGCCGCCCCGCAGGTAGGAGCCGCTCCGCTTCAGCTGCTCTTGCACAGGGCGACCAGCTCGGGCGGCCTCGCTCAGGCCGCCCCGTGTAGATGTAATCCAGGACGGTGCGGAAGACCCCGGGGCTCACCATGTCCGGGTCCAGGTCACCAGGTTGTCGTGGACCACCAGCGACCTCAGGTACACGCTGCTGGCCGCCAGGATGTTCTTGTGCGCCCGGAACAGCGCGTTCTGCACCACGATGATCACATCGCACAGGAAGCCTTTGGTTCGCTGCCGGTTGAGCTGCAGAAGCAGGCTGCTTGGAATGGCCGCACATCTCCATACTATCCACCATGGGCATCATCTCCCAcctaaacacacacaacacagtcaGTCCGGGCTGGAGccacacctcaccccccctccccacacctcaccctccccacacctcaccacccccctccccacacctcaccccccaccctccccacacctcaccccctccctccccacacctcaccccccaccctcctcccccacacctcaccccctccctccccacacctcacccccaccctccccacacctcaccccaccctccccacacccccctccagcaccccacacctcaccccccaccctcccacacctcaccccccaccctccccacacctcaccccctccctcccacacacctcacCTCACCCNNNNNNNNNNNNNNNNNNNNNNNNNNNNNNNNNNNNNNNNNNNNNNNNNNNNNNNNNNNNNNNNNNNNNNNNNNNNNNNNNNNNNNNNNNNNNNNNNNNNGGCTGGAGGCCCGCAGCGCCCGGCCCAGCTTGCCCAGCGAGCCCAGGCCGCCCCGCAGGTAGGAGCCGCTCCGCTTCAGCTGCTTCTTGCACAGGGCGACCAGCTCGGGCAGCTGCAGGTAGCTGGCGGCCGCCAGCACGGCGCCCACGTTCAGCTCGGCCTCGCTCAGCCGCCCCGTGTAGATGTAATCCAGGACGGTGCGGAAGACCCCGGGGCTCACCATGTCCGGGTCCAGGTTCACCAGGTTGTCGTGGACCACCAGCGACCTCAGGTACACGCTGCTGGCCGCCAGGATGTTCTTGTGCGCCCGGAACAGCGCGTTCTGCACCACGATGATCACATCGCACAGGAAGCCTTTGGTTCGCTGCCGGTTGAGCTGCAGAAGCAGCTGCTTGGAATGGCCGCACATCTCCATACTATCCACCATGGGCATCATCTCCCCAcctaaacacacacaacacagtcaGTCCGGGCTGGAGCcacacctcaccccctccctccccacacctcacccccaccctccccacacctcacccccaccctccccacaccccctccagcacccccacacctcaccccccaccctccccacacctcaccccccaccctccccacacctcac
The window above is part of the Scyliorhinus torazame isolate Kashiwa2021f chromosome 12, sScyTor2.1, whole genome shotgun sequence genome. Proteins encoded here:
- the hic1 gene encoding LOW QUALITY PROTEIN: hypermethylated in cancer 1 protein (The sequence of the model RefSeq protein was modified relative to this genomic sequence to represent the inferred CDS: inserted 7 bases in 6 codons; deleted 4 bases in 3 codons) — its product is MMPMVDSMEMCGHSKQLLLQLNRQRTKGFLCDVIIVVQNALFRAHKNILAASSVYLRSLVVHDNLVNLDPDMVSPGVFRTVLDYIYTGRLSEAELNVGAVLAAASYLQLPELVALCKKQLKRSGSYLRGGLGSLGKLGRALRASKRAVPGAQEHPGGQQRVPEVAGGPRQPGDLDPDMVSPGVFRTVLDYIYTGRPERGRPSWSPCARAAEAERLLPAGRPGLAGQAGPGAAGLQPLLPPSSRLPPAAHTINTQAGELYAPLWQGAGXAVAAPPGQELGLDLSKRSPRSCCAQLEEASGPECGRGSPPGPLLTNGSCLQEEPGGPXPGAGRQSPAPEPSPPELLSRWLKQEPLGRGQPGEAEARFPPAEEAEDEKSSSEESKQRGGRAARPAGRLHCGHPGYQPEHFGDNLYVCXPCGKGFPNSEGLNAHVEXHTEEELLHKEXAEPGSPGVAELLRPYRCSSCEKCYKDPATLRQHEKTHWLSRPYPCSICGKKFTQRGTMTRHMRSHLGLKPFACEACGXRFTRQYRLTEHMRIHSGEKPYHCHICGGQFAQQRNLISHMKMHTADCKPKIDFTDNVYPLPQTAMPAPLPQTASTAPLPQPGESSTHLNPILPVNQ